A genome region from Pyrenophora tritici-repentis strain M4 chromosome 9, whole genome shotgun sequence includes the following:
- a CDS encoding Secreted and surface protein containing fasciclin repeat: MVKPLSALALAGLAVAQNNAAPDLVTALTGAASELSTLAGLVPASILTTLSSLQNITLLAPSNAAFAKVNNATLGALTANPGLLSALLTYHVLNGTFASTAITEDSVFVPTLLTNTSYANVTGGQRVEVEEEDDKVVFYSGLGMNSTVTTADVRFSGGVIHIIDTVLSIPPAASDALTAGGLTSLRGALVRANLVDTVNTTPDVTIFAPNNDAFKNIGSALPNLTTEQLTSILTYHVVAGTVGYSAGLTNGTKLKTVNGAELTITIDDDDVFVNDARVIMTDVLIGNGVVHVIDEVLNPNNATIASPDADEGDPAFEGATPVSDAPFTSGQPTPTATTNAAVKGAVGVGALFGAAAVYLL; encoded by the exons ATGGTCAAGCCGCTCTCCGCCCTCGCCCTTGCGGGTCTTGCTGTTGCCCAGAACAACGCCGCTCCTGACCTTGTAACCGCTCTTACTGGTGCTGCCAGCGAGCTCTCCACACTGGCAGGACTCGTCCCAGCGAGTATTCTCACGACGTTGAGCAGCCTCCAGAACATTActcttcttgctccctcCAACGCTGCTTTCGCAAAGGTCAACAATGCTACCCTGGGTGCCCTTACTGCCAACCCAGGCCTTCTCTCTGCTCTTCTGACATACCATGTCTTGAACGGAACATTTGCTTCCACCGCCATCACAGAGGACAGTGTTTTCGTCCCAACTCTATTGACAAATACTTCGTACGCCAATGTCACCGGCGGCCAGCGTGTAGAGGttgaggaggaggatgacAAAGTTGTCTTCTACAGCGGTCTGGGTATGAACTCAACCGTTACCACAGCT GACGTAAGGTTCTCCGGCGGTGTAATCCACATCATCGACACTGTTCTCTCTATCCCACCCGCTGCCAGCGATGCCCTCACCGCCGGAGGTCTAACCTCCCTCCGCGGCGCCCTTGTCCGCGCCAACCTCGTCGACACCGTAAACACCACCCCAGACGTCACCATCTTCGCGCCCAACAACGATGCTTTCAAGAACATTGGCTCTGCCCTTCCTAATCTCACCACCGAGCAACTCACTAGTATCCTAACCTACCACGTCGTCGCCGGCACTGTCGGCTACAGCGCCGGTCTCACAAACGGCACCAAGCTCAAGACCGTCAACGGCGCTGAACTCACCATCACCattgacgacgacgatgTCTTTGTCAACGATGCTCGCGTTATCATGACCGATGTCCTCATTGGCAACGGTGTCGTGCACGTCATTGACGAGGTGCTCAACCCCAACAACGCTACCATTGCCTCCCCTGATGCCGATGAGGGCGACCCTGCCTTCGAGGGTGCTACTCCCGTCTCCGACGCCCCATTCACCTCTGGCCAACCTACACCCACT GCTACCACCAACGCTGCGGTCAAGGGCGCTGTTGGTGTGGGTGCGCTGTTTGGCGCCGCTGCTGTTTACCTTTTGTAA
- a CDS encoding DUF1014 domain containing protein produces the protein MAATTTKTNTPKAANGAGVKKAPAKLGRVGKKNNAKNAMIRMQAYFKAHRDEYKDLTFKEQQQELGKKWKASPENPKNSA, from the exons ATGGCTGCCACAACTACAAAGACCAACACCCCAAAGGCCGCCAACGGCGCTGGTGTCAAGAAGGCGCCTGCGAAGCTCGGCCGCGTCGGCAAGAAGAACAACGCAAAGAATGCCATGATCAGGATGCAAGCATACT TCAAGGCTCATCGCGACGAGTACAAGGACCTCACCTTTAAGGAGCAACAGCAGGAGCTCGGCAAGAAG TGGAAGGCATCGCCAGAGAACCCCAAGAACAGCGCTTGA
- a CDS encoding PcaH, Protocatechuate 3,4-dioxygenase beta subunit produces the protein MAPPKSADASTVPVLKDLTIENITENVHRINSQCADPRLKYVMERLVSHLHDFARETRLSFDEWMAGIQFLTQVGQICTDVRQEFILLSDIVGLSLLVDSIDHPKPASSTEGTVLGPFHTHDAPSSAPGANISADPDGEPLLVLCTVKTTSGQPVPGVKVDVWETDSHGKYDVQYETRGDKADGRAVISSNDDGVFWFKGIVPVPYPIPNDGPVGKLLERLGRHCWRPSHMHFMFEKSGFDNLVTALYVRGSDYETSDAVFGVKESLIVALETVSQEQARKYDVAEGTKLLKYDFVLVTDEETKKLRHDEAVKAMRSLGREGMIIVNGLPVPDVD, from the exons ATGGCACCCCCCAAGAGCGCAGATGCATCCACGGTGCCCGTACTCAAGGACCTCACCATTGAGAACATTACCGAGAAtgtacatcgcatcaactCGCAATGTGCCGACCCGCGACTGAAATACGTCATGGAGCGTCTGGTGTCGCACCTCCATGACTTTGCCCGCGAGACACGATTGAGTTTTGATGAGTGGATGGCTGGTATACAGTTCCTCACACAAGTAGGGCAGATATGTACGGATGTGCGACAG GAATTCATCCTCCTCTCAGACATCGTCGGCCTCTCCCTCCTCGTCGACTCAATCGACCACCCCAAACCCGCCTCCAGCACCGAAGGCACAGTCCTCGGTCCCTTCCACACACACGACGCCCCCTCCTCAGCCCCAGGTGCAAACATATCCGCCGACCCAGACGGCGAGCCCCTCCTCGTTCTCTGCACCGTCAAGACAACATCCGGGCAGCCCGTACCAGGCGTCAAAGTCGATGTCTGGGAAACAGATTCCCACGGCAAATACGACGTGCAGTACGAGACGCGCGGCGACAAAGCAGACGGCAGAGCAGTGATTTCAAGTAATGACGACGGCGTGTTTTGGTTCAAGGGGATTGTTCCCGTGCCGTATCCTATTCCTAATGATGGGCCTGTGGGGAAATTGTTGGAGAGGCTGGGCCGGCATTGTTGGAGACCTAGCCATATGCATTTTATGTTTGAGAAGAGTGGGTTTGATAATTTAGTCAC CGCACTCTACGTCCGTGGCTCCGACTACGAAACCTCGGATGCCGTCTTTGGCGTAAAAGAAAGTCTAATCGTAGCCCTCGAGACTGTGTCGCAAGAACAAGCGAGGAAATACGATGTAGCCGAGGGAACAAAGTTATTGAAATACGACTTTGTGCTTGTGACGGATGAGGAGACGAAGAAGTTGCGCCATGATGAGGCGGTCAAGGCGATGAGATCGTTGGGAAGGGAGGGTATGATTATTGTTAATGGGTTACCGGTTCCGGATGTGGATTAG